The following proteins are encoded in a genomic region of Oceanisphaera profunda:
- the hslV gene encoding ATP-dependent protease subunit HslV — MTTIVSVRRNGKVVIGGDGQVSLGNTVMKGNARKVHRLYNGKVLAGFAGGTADAFTLLERFEAKLQAHQGNLERAAVELAKDWRTDRALRKLEALLAVADAKNSFIITGNGDVVQPEEDLIAIGSGGAFAQSAARALLENTELDAKEIVEKALTIAGDICVFTNGKHTIEELDYADK, encoded by the coding sequence GTGACAACGATCGTTTCAGTCCGCCGTAATGGCAAAGTGGTTATTGGCGGCGATGGCCAAGTTTCCCTTGGTAATACCGTAATGAAGGGCAACGCCCGCAAGGTGCATCGCCTCTATAACGGCAAGGTACTGGCAGGCTTTGCCGGTGGCACCGCCGATGCCTTTACCCTGCTGGAACGCTTTGAAGCCAAGCTGCAGGCCCACCAAGGTAACCTAGAGCGCGCCGCCGTAGAGCTCGCCAAAGACTGGCGCACCGACCGCGCCTTACGCAAATTAGAAGCCCTGTTGGCGGTCGCCGACGCCAAAAATTCCTTTATTATCACCGGTAACGGTGACGTGGTGCAGCCCGAAGAAGACTTGATCGCGATCGGCTCCGGTGGCGCTTTTGCCCAGTCTGCCGCCCGCGCCTTATTAGAAAATACCGAATTAGATGCCAAAGAAATAGTCGAAAAAGCCCTGACTATCGCAGGCGATATCTGCGTCTTTACTAATGGTAAACACACCATAGAAGAGCTGGACTATGCCGACAAATAA
- the argS gene encoding arginine--tRNA ligase has translation MKEHIQALLEQTVTTLQQQGKLPADLAIRVQVDRTKDKSHGDLATNLALLLAKPAGQNPRVLAQLLMDNLPASELVAKTELAGPGFINFFLDNAWLARQIDAMVANDRANIPVAEHTQTVVVDYSAPNVAKEMHVGHLRSSVIGDAVVRTLEFLGHKVIRANHIGDWGTQFGMLIAHLEELEKENPDVADSGLADLEQFYRESKQKYDADPVFAERARNYVVKLQGGDTYCLAMWQKLVDITLHHNQEIYARLNVSLTPEHVMGESMYNPMLAGIVEDLQAKGLAVESEGAIVVYLDEYKNKDGDPMGVIVRKRDGGFLYTTTDIACAKYRYEQLHADRVLYFIDSRQHQHLMQAWSIVHKAGYVPESVSLEHHAFGMMLGKDGRPFKTRSGGTVRLVDLLDEAQERATALLAKRDTDFSETEKADIARRVAMGAVKYADLSKSRTTDYIFDWDNMLSFEGNTAPYLQYAYTRVQSIFRKSGIVSDANLQGQVMLTAPAEEALALKLVQFNDTIKSVADKGLPHLMCLYLYELSGAFMSFYEACPINKEGVSSEERSSRLRLCAATAKVLDLGLSLLGIETLERM, from the coding sequence ATGAAAGAACATATTCAGGCTCTACTTGAGCAAACGGTAACGACGCTACAACAGCAAGGCAAGCTGCCTGCAGACTTAGCTATTCGAGTTCAAGTAGACAGAACCAAAGACAAAAGTCACGGAGATCTCGCCACTAACCTTGCCTTATTGTTAGCAAAACCGGCGGGTCAAAACCCGCGCGTGTTAGCGCAATTGCTCATGGATAATCTGCCTGCTTCTGAGCTGGTAGCAAAAACCGAATTAGCTGGCCCTGGTTTTATTAACTTCTTCTTGGACAACGCTTGGCTAGCCCGCCAAATAGACGCCATGGTGGCGAACGACCGCGCTAATATTCCGGTTGCCGAGCACACCCAAACCGTAGTGGTGGATTATTCCGCGCCTAACGTGGCTAAAGAAATGCACGTCGGCCATTTGCGCTCCAGCGTCATTGGCGATGCGGTGGTGCGTACCTTAGAATTTTTAGGTCACAAGGTGATCCGCGCTAATCACATTGGCGATTGGGGCACCCAGTTCGGCATGTTGATTGCCCACCTTGAAGAGCTGGAAAAAGAAAACCCTGACGTGGCCGACTCAGGTTTGGCAGATTTAGAACAGTTCTATCGCGAGTCTAAGCAAAAGTACGATGCGGACCCAGTATTTGCCGAGCGCGCCCGTAACTACGTGGTTAAGCTACAAGGCGGCGATACCTATTGTTTGGCCATGTGGCAAAAGCTGGTCGATATCACGCTGCACCATAACCAAGAAATTTATGCGCGCCTCAACGTGTCACTTACGCCCGAGCATGTGATGGGTGAGAGCATGTATAACCCTATGCTGGCCGGCATCGTTGAAGACTTGCAAGCCAAAGGGCTAGCGGTAGAAAGCGAAGGCGCGATAGTGGTGTACTTGGACGAGTACAAGAATAAAGACGGCGATCCTATGGGCGTGATCGTGCGCAAAAGAGATGGCGGCTTTTTGTATACCACCACCGACATCGCCTGTGCCAAATATCGCTACGAGCAGCTGCATGCGGATCGCGTGCTGTACTTTATCGACTCTCGCCAACATCAACACCTGATGCAAGCGTGGAGCATAGTGCACAAAGCCGGTTACGTGCCTGAGTCGGTGAGCCTAGAGCACCACGCCTTTGGCATGATGCTGGGCAAAGACGGTCGCCCCTTTAAAACCCGCAGCGGCGGTACCGTACGCTTGGTGGACTTGCTAGATGAAGCGCAAGAAAGAGCCACCGCCCTGCTGGCCAAAAGAGACACCGACTTCAGTGAGACAGAAAAAGCCGATATTGCCCGTCGAGTTGCCATGGGTGCGGTTAAGTATGCAGATTTGTCGAAAAGCCGCACTACCGATTACATCTTCGACTGGGACAATATGCTGTCCTTTGAGGGCAATACCGCACCTTATTTGCAGTATGCCTACACTCGCGTGCAGTCTATTTTCCGCAAATCTGGCATTGTTAGCGACGCCAACTTGCAAGGTCAGGTGATGTTAACTGCACCGGCTGAAGAAGCCTTGGCACTAAAGCTGGTGCAGTTTAACGACACCATTAAATCAGTGGCCGATAAAGGCCTGCCGCATTTAATGTGCCTATATCTGTATGAATTATCCGGCGCCTTTATGAGCTTTTATGAAGCCTGCCCCATTAATAAAGAAGGGGTCAGCAGTGAGGAGCGCAGCAGCCGTTTACGCCTGTGTGCCGCTACCGCTAAGGTATTAGATCTCGGCTTGTCTTTGCTGGGCATCGAAACTTTGGAGCGCATGTAA
- a CDS encoding SPOR domain-containing protein — MAKDYVRRSKPKSKTNTRAKKSSGGGRGRAPAPRRLPIVPVLLLVMVAGALGYLIHIIKGAADQRSVTPTAVVSTKNTAIGAQKPSTTPVNPIDQKPVEKWTYIQQLENKEVVVKLPDAKESTQLFLLQCGSFRSSAQAEQVKAKIAFQGLSSQVRHSSGSSWYRVVLGPYDSKRSAEQHKHKLIKAKAVGDCAISNW, encoded by the coding sequence ATGGCCAAGGATTACGTGAGACGCAGTAAGCCGAAAAGCAAAACCAACACTCGGGCTAAAAAAAGCAGCGGCGGCGGTCGAGGCCGCGCCCCTGCACCGCGGCGCTTACCTATTGTACCGGTGTTATTACTGGTGATGGTCGCCGGTGCCCTAGGCTATCTGATCCACATCATTAAGGGCGCAGCCGACCAGCGCTCGGTGACGCCAACGGCTGTGGTGTCAACGAAAAACACCGCCATCGGTGCGCAAAAACCAAGCACAACACCGGTTAATCCTATCGACCAAAAACCGGTCGAGAAGTGGACGTATATTCAGCAACTGGAAAATAAAGAAGTGGTGGTGAAGCTCCCCGATGCTAAAGAGTCGACGCAGCTTTTTTTATTGCAGTGTGGCTCTTTTCGCTCTTCGGCGCAGGCCGAACAGGTCAAAGCCAAAATTGCCTTCCAAGGCTTGAGTTCTCAAGTGCGCCATTCCAGCGGCAGTTCTTGGTATCGAGTTGTATTAGGCCCCTACGACAGTAAACGCTCGGCTGAACAACATAAGCACAAATTAATTAAAGCCAAAGCCGTCGGCGATTGTGCTATCTCAAACTGGTAG
- the hslU gene encoding HslU--HslV peptidase ATPase subunit, with product MSDMTPREIVHELDQHIVGQSDAKRAVAIALRNRWRRMQLPLELRQEVSPKNILMIGPTGVGKTEIARRLAKLANAPFIKVEATKFTEVGYVGKEVDSIIRDLTDIAMKMTREQQMKKYQHRAEESAEERVLDALLPNPRNSRGEEEKADNSNSRQIFRKKLREGQLDDKEIEIDVAAPQMGVEIMAPPGMEEMTNQLQGMFQNLSAGHTSKPRKMKIKEALKLLIEEEAAKQLNPEELKEQAIHAVENHGIVFIDEFDKICKRGESSGPDVSREGVQRDLLPLIEGSSVNTKHGMVRTDHMLFIASGAFQVAKPSDLIPELQGRLPIRVELRSLDTDDFERILTEPNASLTEQYKALLATENVTIDFTKAGIRRLAEAAWRVNERTENIGARRLHTIMERLLDELSFEASDKSGESILIDEHYVDRYLEDLIEDEDLSRFIL from the coding sequence ATGTCTGACATGACTCCCAGAGAAATCGTTCACGAGCTGGACCAGCATATCGTTGGCCAGTCTGATGCTAAGCGCGCTGTGGCCATTGCCCTGCGTAACCGCTGGCGTCGTATGCAGCTGCCACTGGAGCTGCGCCAAGAAGTCTCGCCAAAAAACATTCTGATGATAGGCCCCACCGGTGTGGGTAAAACCGAAATTGCTCGTCGTCTGGCCAAGCTTGCCAATGCGCCTTTCATTAAAGTGGAAGCCACTAAGTTCACGGAAGTGGGCTATGTAGGCAAAGAAGTGGACAGCATCATCCGCGATCTTACCGATATCGCCATGAAGATGACCCGCGAACAGCAAATGAAAAAATACCAGCACCGCGCCGAAGAATCCGCCGAAGAGCGGGTATTGGATGCACTGCTGCCTAATCCGCGCAATAGCCGCGGCGAAGAAGAAAAAGCCGACAACAGCAACAGTCGCCAGATTTTTCGTAAGAAACTGCGCGAAGGTCAGCTAGACGATAAAGAAATTGAGATTGATGTGGCGGCACCCCAAATGGGCGTCGAGATCATGGCTCCTCCTGGCATGGAAGAAATGACCAATCAGCTGCAAGGTATGTTCCAAAACCTTTCCGCCGGCCACACCAGCAAACCGCGCAAGATGAAAATCAAAGAAGCGCTGAAATTATTAATCGAAGAAGAAGCCGCCAAGCAGCTCAATCCCGAAGAGCTAAAAGAGCAGGCGATTCATGCCGTGGAAAACCATGGCATCGTCTTTATCGATGAATTCGACAAAATTTGTAAGCGCGGTGAAAGCTCAGGCCCAGATGTGTCACGTGAGGGCGTACAACGCGACTTGCTGCCCTTGATTGAAGGCAGCAGCGTCAACACCAAACACGGCATGGTGCGCACCGACCACATGCTGTTTATCGCCTCAGGCGCCTTTCAGGTAGCCAAGCCTTCTGACTTGATCCCTGAGTTGCAGGGCCGCTTGCCGATCCGCGTTGAATTACGCTCACTGGACACCGATGATTTTGAACGCATCTTAACCGAGCCTAATGCCTCGCTCACCGAGCAATATAAGGCGCTGTTGGCCACCGAGAACGTGACTATCGATTTTACCAAAGCCGGTATTCGTCGCTTGGCAGAAGCCGCGTGGCGCGTGAACGAACGCACCGAGAATATCGGCGCGCGTCGCTTGCACACCATTATGGAGCGCTTGCTCGATGAATTGTCGTTTGAAGCATCAGACAAGTCCGGTGAAAGCATCCTTATTGACGAGCATTATGTGGATCGCTACCTCGAAGACTTAATAGAAGACGAAGATTTGAGTCGGTTTATTCTCTAA